The DNA sequence AAGTTATTTTATCTCTAGAGTTCACTTTCCTTCTCTAAAAGAATGGGCTAGATCATAAGCTGAGGTGTCACTCCcgcctcttttttttaaattgtggttaaGAAAATACCATATATTTGCCAGGTAGTTCCTGTaaccccaactacttgggagactgagatcagaagagtaggaggatcacagttccaggccatcccaggcaaatagttcatgagacctcatctccaaaataatcagagcaaaatggactgaagtatggctcaaatcccagtcctaccaaaaaaagaaaaaaaacatactttatataacaaaaccattttaagtgtatgttTTACATTGTTGTGCATCCGTCACTACATctgcagaactttttcatcttcccaaactaTAACTTTATACCTATTAAACATCAACTCCATTTCCCCTTCCTCTCAGCCCCTAGAAACCATTCTACTTTCCATCTCAGTGTTAGGGCTCCTTAATTCAAGTCCCCTTTAAAGCGCTAATTGGGTAAGTGATAGTTATAGTTTTGTGCAGAATGGGGAAGTGTTGAAATGTAGACAACTATTTACCAGATCAGATTCTGGCCAAACTTGTCAAAATCCTGACGTTAATAATCACTGTTGAGCATCGGTTCTGAAAAAAACTGGGAATTTTTCAAAGCTTATGTGTTGTTATAGAAAGAGACATAATAACCAAATGCAGTGTATAAATCTTAATTACATCCTTTTTTGAAAATTCCAGCTATAAAAAAATTGAGGAGGGAGGCTGGtggaacagctcaagtggtagagcacctgcctagcaagtgtgaggcctgcagttcaaaccccaatgccacaaagaaaaaagggagaggggATGACAATTAAGGAAATGTGAATAGTAAATGATATTggggaaatgttttcaattttttcataGATATAATGGTATTATACTTACATAGGACAATGTCTTAATTCTTAGGAGACATTTAGAAGTCTTTGAAAAATTTAGAAGTTAAAATGACTTGAATCCAGGCAAGGGGTATAAGAGTGTTTTCAATactgtttttcaactttttgaTTGTTggttaatttttataatataaactTGGGAAGAAAGAATGTTTGTCTTCCAAATGCTGTATTCCTGGTACATCCATTAGTGACTAGGAAACTATTTAAAATGTAGAATCGATCTTAAAATAGTAATTTCCTGTTGTCCTGTATATTCAAAGGTACCCATTTGAACCTCCGCAGATCCGATTTCTGACTCCAATCTATCATCCAAACATTGATTCTGCTGGAAGGATTTGTCTAGATGTTCTCAAATTGCCACCGAAAGTGAGTGGTGGGTAAAGTGTTGAGCTTggcattctgttttcttcatctataaaacttGAATTACAGTGTCACCTTAATATATAAGCAACTACTTATCTGTATATAGGGTGCCTGGAGACCATCACTCAACATAGCTACTGTGTTGACCTCTATTCAGCTGCTCATGTCAGAGCCCAACCCTGATGACCCACTGATGGCTGACATTGTAAGTATCCCCCTCTCCTCTGTAGCACACAGCCTACATTCTCTATACCTCTTAACACTGTGGCAGCTGGAGATTGTCATTGCAAATCACTGCTTCTTCATTAACTCTTCCCTTTGATTTCATCTCAGTCATcagaatttaaatataataagCCAGTCTTCCTCAAGAATGCCAGGCAATGGACAGAGAAGCATGCAAGACAGAAACAGAGGGTATGATATTTGCTCTTATTATTAGTTCATTAAGTACATATGTATAAATGATGCTTACTAAAGTTGCCAAATTTGTACTGTACTCCAGAATGACTAGTTGATCTTTTTCTCCTACTGTAACCAACTAATAATTATTCAGCTAAATAACCTCATTAACTCAACCAACAGTAGATTTTTCCCAGCAGTTGTCATCTCTTGGTAACACTAGAGGGCAGGCAGTATCTGGTTAATATTGTTCAGTATTCTTAAGCGTAGCGTAGCGGGGATAGAGGAGAAATAACTCAGATTCTTTCTTCTGGATTGTCTTTTTTCACACTGAGAAAGGACCATATTTGCAGGGACTAGTTGCAGAAATAGAAGATACAAGTAGAGGGGGAAATTTTATATGTCTTATGGGACCATTcatagaagaaaggagaaggaaaaacttCCCAAGTTAAgttgataatttttttatttaacaaaatataaattgcATTCACTTCTTGCTGAGTTTCAACGTAGTTCAGTTCAAATTGAGTTTAGTTGCAGTTATGtattgtgaaaaaaattaaaacatacacaAAACTGAGAAAGATACTTTTAGAGGAAATGCCTCACACAAAATGTAGTATATGGCTGGAGGTATCACTCAAGTGATAGATCCTGgcaagcttaaagccctgagttcaaaccccagtacccaaagaaaaaaaattgcaatatATAAATCTTATAATGAAGTATGTGAAAATAATATTAGAGTGCTTCATTTCCtacacaccccacccccacaattGGTATTTGTGTGAACTTTGTATTtcactctctttcctttttaggCTGATGAGGAGGAAGTACTTGACAATTTACCAGAGACCAGTGACTCCGAAGTACACAACTCAACGCAGAAAAGGAAGGCTAGGCCACTAGGAGGCGTAGAAAAGAAATTTCACTCTGATGTTCAGGGATTTTGTCCTGGTCCATCTTAGTTAATGTATTTTTTGACAAGGTGGCCTCATTTACTTAccttacttgaattttttttttgtttttttgtatccTACAAAAAAACACTGTGTATTTATGTATTCTGCTCTTCAGTGATTCTCTAGtgtagtttgttttatttatcttgtatatatgtattttgaaatctttttaacctggaaaaataaataattacttaaTGTTGAGTGTGTTTATCCTAAATGTGTCTCTGGGAGTGAACTGGCTAGAGTCagaatgttaaaatatttgatcTGGGTGAAGTGCATGTCTGTTACCCAACACCCAGGAGACTAAGgcaagaagatcaagagtttgggGCCAGACTGAGCTATGTAGTAAGACATCTCTCAAAAGCACAATAAAACCACGAGTGAtagtgcatacctataattccagctatgtaggaggccaAGATAGGaatatagttcaaggccagcctgggcaaaacgttgGACTTTGGGAATAGTTGTAGGAAAAGAACACCTCCTGTAGAACAAAACCCCCTGCACATTAATCTATGACTTAGACTGGTCAGCTCTAAGCTAATTCCCACCTCTACTTCCAACATTCTAGTTCAAGCTGTCATCTCTCACCTGCCACAGGCTTCTGTCCTGTTTCCTTGCCACCATCCTTGACCCTCCATACTTCATGCTCCTCACAGCAGCAAGAATAATCTTGACAATGAAGTCAGATTTGGCTTCTCTCCTAAAAACCCTCCAAGTGGTTTCCTTTTGCAAttagaacaacaaaaaatcaaatgttcCCTGACTCATAAGACCCTGCACCATCTGCCCGCTCCTTGCTTTATCCTCTGCATCCCCTTCACACTGGCCTTTGATTCTGTTACATGCATCTCACTCGTTCCTGTATGTCATTTCCTCTGCCTCCTATATCCCCCAATGATGGTCTCAACTCAAATGTAGCTGCCTCAGAAAGTCCTCATCCCATAAAGCAGCCCTAGAGCCTCGTACTCTCTAGCCCACAGCCATTTATCTCTGATTGACTTTCCTCATAGCCCTTGGGTCCCACTGAAagtatgtttgtgtgtctttAGTCTGGCTCTAGGTGCTGGGGATATGGTTACTATAAGGGTCTTTGTTCTCCAATCACAAGAAATACCAGAGCTGAAAGTTACTAGaagtcatctatctatctctctgcCTTAACAAGTACAGAGAACTTAGGCTAAGGAACAGAGGGACATGCCTGAGGATTAGAAAACCCCAGGATCTGCCACTCAGAGAAGGACAGGAAATGACTGAAAGCATGGATGCAAGTCGAGAAGACCTGCATCCAGCCCTGGTGGCACTATTCACCAATTGTGGGACCTTAATATTCTTCTCAGTCAGACTttggttttctcctctgtaaaattgTGTAATGATGGTACTTAACTCTGAGATTGTTGTAAGGATTGAATTTAATGATGCACATAGAGCACCCAGTACAGGGCCTGGCAGAGGACTGACATTTGTTGAGTACTTAGCAGGGGAGTGGGGGATGGAGACAGCTGTCTGACCATAGGTGGGCCCTGAGAAGCTGCTCTGCCCTCTGCCTACTTGCCAGTCTGCTCTGTTCCTAGGACAAGCAAGCTGAGCAGTTTCTCAATTCCAAACCTCTAATTAAAGAGGAGAGATGACATCCATGACTGATCATATAAACATTGCAGATTCCAAGTTCCCCTTGCCTGCTGCCCCCAGGCCCCCTCTTCACCTCTCCCCACAAGCTATCTAAATAAGAACAGATTTTACCACCCACCTTGTGGGTAGACTCTTAAGTCAAGCCTGGGACCAGCTATTTATCCTTCGGCTGCTGCGGGAATTCAACACATACAAATAAAGTTCCTTTTCCAGCCAAGTGTGTATTTTTCCACCAGCATGTGGCCCCCCTGCCCAGGTTGTCTTGTTTAGGTTGGGGCAGcctgagggaaggaaggacagggaGGGGGTGTAGGGCTGTGGTTTTAGAACCTGCTCCCCAGGATGGATGGCTGCAGGGCAGCTTGCCGTCCCAGATTGCACAGGGCTGCCAGTAAAGGCCAGGAGAGGCTGGGCAGTGGACATGGACAAGCTATGCACAGAAACAACACACTCTACTTTCTCCTTGCTTCTTGGCAAGTCGCCTCTGCCTCCTGCCATGGCCCCCAGAGAGCGTCCATCCCTCTCTCCAGCTCTCAGTTTATATCAGAGATGACAGGTTATTCAATGTCTCTCATCCCACCCTCCCTCCTGCTCCAGGGTTTCACCCTTTCATGTACTTGTCTTTCTTGCTTACCTCTTCCCCTGACACCACATCCCGCTAGGCTGTGTCCCCTACCTTCTTTTATGCAAGACCATGAAATTCTGTGCTTCAGACAAAGGGCTGCTCTGGGAGTTCTTACCTAAAACTTCCCACCAAAGGCATATTCTTCTAGAGGATGATCTAGGTTTTCTCTAGACCTGGGAGTTACTGTCAGTAAAGCTCTTTACATGAAAAATCTTAAATCTTTCCAATAACCTTAGAGTGTAGTTACTCTTATTGTCCCCATTCTACTGATGATGccactgagactcagagaggttaaaaacCTAAGACATGGTAaatctgggattcaaactcaggcctGACTTATCACTGCTAAGGATTCTGTTCTAATATTCATACATCTGTCTCCTCAGTTCTTCCCAGAGTAGGGGAAAGTTCCtcccctttgatttttttcctctatgaAACAAAGATGTTCTCTAAGTTTTCTTAGACATTTGGCAGTTCTGCAATTCTGAAGCTACCTGTGAAATTCTAAGCAGGCAGTGCCTAGTGGACTTTCTCACTTACCTTCTCACCTGCCCTTCCattctttccctcccaccccttcaGCATTCTTTTGCTGGGTTACCCTGTGGGGACCTTCCAGCCAGGCTCAAATCCACACCTGATAGTCAATCCCGACAATTCTGAAAATCTTCCTTGTCCATCAAAGCTCCAATAGCTGCCCTCTTCCACCCTAACAGTTCATAAGAAGACAAATGGGTTCACTCCTTTTTTCTCAGAGGGCACAGGGGCAGAGGGTGAAGATGTGGAAGAAATTTGCTTAAAAAGCTTGTCTGATCTCTTCTCCATGCAAGTTCTGGAAATCTAACACTCAGATGTGTGCAAACAAAAATCTCTGGTCCAAATGTACTTTCAGGCATAACCAAGTACAAACACTCAACTAATGCCATCAAGATTCATTTCTCTCCAAAAGGCAAGACAGACAAAAGCAGCCTTACACCTGTCAGCCCAGAAGCTCCTGGGAAAGAGTACTTCCCATGGGCTCCACCAAAGATCCAGGACCTAGGACTTGAGATGAGAGCTTATCCTTGGATCAATGTTTGTGGCCAGACACTAGAGAAAGCTGAAAGGCCGAGGTAAACTTCCTACTCAAGAAACCTAGTGGAGTCAACCCCATCTGAACCACATGCAGTACAGAGCAGTGGGGGCATTGTCTGAAATAGAGTCAAACAAATGTTACCAGAAGGATGGTAGTGGTTACCTGGCAGGCTGACACAAAATGGCTCTGCTGCCCCCCCTGAAGGAATAAGTAACTATATAGTGATGGAATTTTAACCACTCTGGTAGCCAGGCGATCAGAGAACTTGGGGGCCCTTTGTCTCGCCTTATAAATATCTACCCATAACTGCTTTCTTATAAACAAAAAGGACATGTCCAAAGGGCGTGACAGACCTGGAGAGTGGAGAGTCAGAGTGACAATTCTCAGGGATAGAAATGATTTATAGTTTGGACAAGAAATTATTTGCTGTTCTGTGTTATTTGCATCTCTTGCCAAAAGGGCCCTTTACACTGGGAAATAATCTTTAGGGAATTACTTCTTTATGCTaacttcttaattcttttttttttcagcagaaaATAATTGAACATTTTCTTTGTGCTAGGCCCTATGAAAAGGATGGAGGATAGATTAATGAATAAGACCAATGGGTCCCTGCCCTGGTGGAACTTTCCTGCCAGCCCTGTCCATTTTGAAAGAAAGCCCTGCCCACAACCCTTGCTCAAGTGGAAGCCATGAACAGTCACATTGTGTCCACTATGACCCCACAAAACATATCTGTTTACACACTATAACTCAGTGTACCAGGACAGGTACCTTTTATTTGGCTCTTGATCCATGCTTTGGTCAAGTGTACAACAGGGAGCTTGACTAGTCAGATTCTTAATCTTTCAGGACATTGCCCTaagaaatatcaaaagaaaacaaggcAATTAGACTAGGAACTAATGCCTTGAGGAAGAATAGTTGTCACAGTGTGTCCATGTAAGCAGAAGTTTACATAGTCTGCAAGTCAAAAGAAGCAATGAGATAGAGGAAAGATGtacttaaaattattcttttgacccatcaattctacttctaggaatttattttacatacatatgtgcTAAATGGCATACATACAAGGTTACTTGTTGCAGTATTGTTTGTAAGAGCAAAATATTGAGCAATTCAAATATCCATCAGAGGACAATGGTGAGATAAAATGATAAACCTATATTATGGGATATAGgctactgagaaaaaaataagaaaatgatacagaaaaattTTTGAGCTATATTAGTAGGTGAAAAGAGTAGAAGCAGAAGTGTGGTTTGCTAACATtgggtaaaaaaggaaaaatcagcaCGTGTAGGCATACTGCttgcatatgtatttttaaaaaaccctctgGAAGTATATATGGGAAATAACTTATACAAGTGAGAATTTGGGAAGTGAGAATATAGGGACAGGGATGGGAAAGAGACTGTTAAAAAAACTCCTGTTATTTGGACCATGTCAATGTATTACTTATTCAAAAATTAGATTAAAGCTTTTTAAACaaaggggtgggagggagcaGTTGATTGTGGTT is a window from the Castor canadensis chromosome 11, mCasCan1.hap1v2, whole genome shotgun sequence genome containing:
- the Ube2t gene encoding ubiquitin-conjugating enzyme E2 T, translated to MQRASRLKRELHMLATEPPPGITCWQEKDQMDDLRAQILGGANTPYEKGVFKLEVIIPERYPFEPPQIRFLTPIYHPNIDSAGRICLDVLKLPPKGAWRPSLNIATVLTSIQLLMSEPNPDDPLMADISSEFKYNKPVFLKNARQWTEKHARQKQRADEEEVLDNLPETSDSEVHNSTQKRKARPLGGVEKKFHSDVQGFCPGPS